A genomic window from Gossypium hirsutum isolate 1008001.06 chromosome D10, Gossypium_hirsutum_v2.1, whole genome shotgun sequence includes:
- the LOC107915934 gene encoding uncharacterized protein — MQHFPVKSNLLDSDTTKFGFGGNEQPLCPKPRRLGPAIPDCLKPLRCTKHRQPYTDGRSGVLNMITVKTSEGRESSCNGCSPSCYGGSPPGRTGNPLVHDVNFIHQMELLSPLSRGKFSDKFGIASASPV; from the exons ATGCAGCACTTTCCTGTTAAAAGCAATCTCCTTGATTCAGACACCACCAAGTTTGGTTTTGGAGGTAATGAGCAGCCCCTTTGCCCCAAACCTCGTCGCCTTGGACCTGCTATTCCTGACTGTCTCAAACCACTCCGATGTACCAAACACAG ACAACCCTATACTGATGGGAGAAGTGGAGTTCTAAACATGATTACCGTGAAG ACAAGCGAGGGAAGAGAATCAAGTTGCAATGGGTGCTCGCCATCCTGTTATGGAGGGTCGCCACCAGGGCGAACAGGCAATCCCTTGGTTCATGACGTGAATTTCATTCATCAAATGGAGCTTCTCTCGCCCTTAAGCCGAGGCAAGTTTTCAGATAAATTTGGCATCGCCTCTGCCTCCCCTGTTTGA
- the LOC107914256 gene encoding protein GRIP — translation MSGEGVEEVIQVPETREDESLKPEAQFSETNGDLSKENAEFDANLSSDDAHDKLLQTVTELKFENEVIKSQLESFKNFQSENDVPSQQTNVSGKETKFSADVKELHDRIESLSRELDEEKQTRVAAEEALKHLREVYSEADAKAQDLSGKLAEAQKKLDQEIKEREEKYNELDSKFNRLHKRAKQRIQEVQKEKDDLEARLREVNETLEQASSQQSGLQQELERTRQQANEALKAMDAERQQLRSANNKLRDNIEELRRSMQPKEDAIEALQQSILEKDQMLEDLQGLLQLADEKRQASLAEAAAKHQKNIESLEAQLADALSDRSKATETISSMQVLLAEKESKIAEMDAASTGEAARLRAVVESIKGELAHLKHEHEKEKESWEAASLAFKTKLEVAESNCIRAEIEAAKMRSQLELEASLQTQMLSTREAELAAAKEEVSRLEREFSSYKIRAHALLQKKDAELAAAKESEQTKALEDALKEVERELSLVSAERDTVRQELQDILRNHDKEIAERDAALENTKQQIKSLESNLHSANARHQSEKAAWEIDLKNLEETWRYRCEALTAENEASSGEDTRKELEETKLQYKRLKEEHASLRDLADKMIEEKDKEISRLLDDNKNLQRSLESRQLVDHTENYNTATQKQDAPNLNTSAAEQQILLLARQQAQREEELAQSQRHILALQEEIEELERENRLHSQQEAMLKEELRNMERSKRREGVDMTYLKNVIIKLLETGEVEALLPVVGMLLQFSPEEMQKCQQAYRTYTDVPSSPANEASGGPTLSLFSRFSFS, via the exons ATGTCTGGGGAGGGAGTTGAGGAGGTTATTCAAGTGCCTGAAACTCGGGAAGACGAGTCTTTGAAGCCCGAGGCTCAATTTTCTGAAACAAATGGAGATCTTTCCAAGGAAAATGCTGAGTTTGATGCCAACTTGAGTTCAGATGACGCTCATGACAAGCTTTTACAGACAGTTACTGAACTCAAATTCGAGAATGAAGTAATAAAGTCTCAGCTGGAgagcttcaaaaatttccaaTCAGAAAATGATGTTCCGTCACAACAAACTAATGTAAGCGGAAAGGAAACTAAGTTTTCGGCAGATGTAAAAGAACTACATGATAGAATAGAATCTTTGAGCAGAGAACTCGATGAAGAAAAACAAACACGAGTTGCAGCAGAAGAGGCTTTAAAGCATCTTCGAGAGGTCTACTCAGAAGCAGATGCTAAAGCTCAAGACCTCTCTGGCAAGCTTGCTGAAG CTCAAAAAAAGTTGGATCAAGAAATAAAAGAGCGTGAGGAGAAGTACAATGAGCTTGACTCCAAATTTAACCGGCTTCACAAGCGTGCAAAACAGCGCATTCAAGAGGTTCAGAAG GAAAAAGATGACCTTGAGGCCAGGCTTCGTGAAGTTAATGAAACACTTGAGCAAGCATCATCCCAACAGTCAGGTCTGCAGCAAGAGCTTGAGCGCACACGTCAACAAGCAAATGAAGCATTGAAAGCAATGGATGCAGAGAGGCAGCAATTAAGAAGTGCAAACAATAA ACTCCGAGACAATATTGAGGAATTGCGCCGTTCAATGCAACCTAAAGAAGATGCAATTGAAGCATTGCAGCAGTCAATTTTAGAGAAAGATCAG ATGTTGGAAGACTTGCAAGGACTACTACAACTTGCGGATGAAAAAAGGCAAGCTTCACTGGCAGAGGCAGCTGCTAAACATCAGAAG AATATAGAGAGCTTGGAAGCACAACTTGCTGATGCTTTATCCGATAGATCTAAGGCCACTGAAACAATTTCTTCCATGCAG GTGCTCTTGGCAGAGAAAGAGTCTAAAATTGCTGAGATGGATGCAGCTTCAACTGGTGAAGCTGCACGATTAAGAGCTGTTGTAGAATCTATTAAAGGAGAGCTTGCCCACCTGAAACATGAGCAC gaaaaggaaaaggagagCTGGGAAGCTGCCTCTCTGGCATTTAAAACAAAACTGGAAGTTGCTGAGAGTAACTGCATTCGTGCTGAAATAGAAGCTGCTAAAATGAGAA GTCAGCTGGAGCTAGAGGCATCTCTGCAAACCCAGATGCTAAGTACTAGAGAAGCTGAGCTAGCAGCTGCCAAAGAAGAG GTTAGCCGTCTTGAAAGGGAATTTTCCTCTTATAAAATTCGTGCACATGCACTTCTCCAGAAAAAGGATGCAGAGCTAGCAGCAGCTAAAGAGTCTGAGCAAACAAAAGCCCTCGAAGAtgcattaaaa GAGGTAGAAAGAGAATTGTCATTGGTATCTGCAGAAAGGGATACAGTTCGTCAAGAGCTTCAGGATATTTTACGCAATCATGACAAAGAAATTGCAGAAAG AGATGCTGCACTTGAGAACACCAAACAACAGATCAAAAGTTTAGAGAGTAATCTTCATTCTGCTAATGCTCGCCACCAATCAGAGAAAGCTGCATGGGAAATAGACCTTAAAAATTTGGAAGAAACTTGGCGAT ACAGATGTGAAGCACTTACTGCAGAAAATGAAGCATCCTCTGGTGAAGATACACGAAAAGAATTAGAGGAGACAAAACTACAGTACAAGCGGTTGAAG GAAGAGCATGCATCATTACGAGATCTTGCTGATAAAATGATTGAGGAGAAGGATAAAGAAATTTCTAGACTTTTGGATGACAACAagaatcttcaacgatctctGGAGTCAAGACAACTG GTTGATCACACTGAGAATTACAACACAG CCACACAAAAACAAGATGCTCCAAATCTAAACACCTCTGCAGCAGAACAGCAGATTCTG CTTTTAGCAAGGCAGCAGGCTCAGAGGGAGGAAGAGCTGGCACAATCACAGCGACACATTTTAGCCCTTCAG GAAGAAATTGAGGAGCTCGAACGTGAAAATCGTCTCCACAGTCAACAG GAAGCTATGCTGAAGGAGGAACTTCGCAACATGGAAAGGTCGAAAAGGAGAGAAGGTGTTGATATGACGTATCTGAAAAATGTAATCATAAAGCTTCTTGAAACAG GTGAAGTGGAAGCTCTACTACCTGTTGTAGGAAtgcttcttcaatttagtcctgaagaG ATGCAGAAGTGTCAACAAGCCTACCGTACCTATACCGACGTTCCATCAAGCCCAGCAAATGAAGCATCAGGAGGACCAACCCTTTCTCTTTTCTCAAgattttcattttcttaa
- the LOC107914257 gene encoding aquaporin PIP2-7-like yields MENSRDGKVQQLHGKDYVDPPPARLLDMEELKTWSFYRALLAEFVATLLFLYILVATVIGHKKQTGLCDGVGPLGIAWAVGGMIFVLVYCTAGISGGHINPAVTLGLFVARKVSLFRAVAYMVAQCLGAICGAGLAKSLMKHPYNRLGGGTNLVDSGYSKGTALGAEIIGTFVLVYTVFSATDPKRSARDSHVPVLAPLPIGFAVFVVHLATIPITGTGINPARSLGAAVIYNNEKAWDDQWIFWVGPFIGAIAAAAYHQYILRATAIKALKSFRSSPTN; encoded by the exons ATGGAAAATAGTAGAGATGGCAAAGTTCAACAGCTACATGGGAAGGATTACGTAGACCCCCCACCAGCTCGCTTGTTGGACATGGAAGAGCTCAAGACCTGGTCCTTTTACAGAGCTCTCCTAGCTGAGTTCGTTGCTACCCTTTTGTTTCTTTACATTTTAGTTGCCACTGTCATCGGTCACAAAAAGCAAACAGGCCTCTGTGACGGTGTCGGTCCTCTTGGTATTGCTTGGGCTGTCGGTGGCATGATCTTCGTTCTCGTCTACTGCACCGCCGGAATCTCAG GTGGTCACATTAATCCGGCAGTTACGTTGGGGTTGTTCGTGGCCCGGAAGGTTTCGTTGTTTCGAGCGGTAGCGTACATGGTTGCACAGTGCCTGGGGGCTATTTGTGGCGCAGGTTTAGCAAAGTCATTAATGAAGCACCCCTACAATAGACTAGGTGGCGGCACCAACCTTGTGGATTCTGGGTACTCAAAAGGTACCGCTTTGGGAGCCGAGATTATTGGCACTTTCGTGCTTGTCTACACCGTTTTCTCAGCCACCGATCCCAAAAGAAGCGCACGTGATTCCCACGTCCCT GTGTTAGCTCCCTTGCCAATAGGATTTGCTGTGTTTGTGGTTCACCTGGCCACCATTCCAATCACTGGCACTGGCATAAACCCTGCTAGGAGCCTTGGTGCTGCTGTGATCTACAACAATGAAAAAGCCTGGGATGATCAG TGGATATTTTGGGTTGGCCCTTTCATAGGAGCGATTGCCGCAGCAGCATATCATCAGTACATACTGAGAGCTACAGCCATCAAAGCTTTGAAATCCTTCCGCAGCAGCCCTACTAATTAA